The Tenrec ecaudatus isolate mTenEca1 chromosome 9, mTenEca1.hap1, whole genome shotgun sequence genome window below encodes:
- the CCDC126 gene encoding coiled-coil domain-containing protein 126 produces the protein MFFTISRKNMSQKLSFLLLVFGLIWGLMLLHYTFQQPRHQSSVKLREQILDLSKRYVKALAEENKNTVDVEHGASMAGYADLKRTIAVLLDDILQRLVKLESKVNYIVVNGSATNTTNGTSGNLVPVTTNKRINASGSIR, from the exons ATGTTTTTTACAATTTCAAGAAAAAATATGTCCCAGAAACTGAGTTTCTTGCTGCTTGTATTTGGACTCATTTGGGGATTAATGTTGTTGCACTATACTTTTCAACAACCAAGACATCAAAGCAGTGTCAAGTTACGTGAACAAATACTAGATTTAAGCAAAAGATACGTTAAAGCCCTAGCTGAGGAAAATAAGAACACCGTGGATGTGGAGCATGGTGCTTCCATGGCAGGCTACG CGGATCTGAAGAGAACAATCGCTGTCCTTTTGGATGATATCTTACAACGCTTAGTGAAGCTGGAGAGCAAAGTCAACTATATTGTTGTGAATGGCTCAGCTACTAACACCACCAATGGTACTAGTGGAAATTTGGTGCCAGTGACcacaaataaaagaataaatgcaTCAGGCAGCATCAGATAG